The proteins below come from a single Phocoena sinus isolate mPhoSin1 chromosome 2, mPhoSin1.pri, whole genome shotgun sequence genomic window:
- the CCNB1IP1 gene encoding E3 ubiquitin-protein ligase CCNB1IP1, with amino-acid sequence MSLCEDMLLCNYRKCRIKLSGYAWVTACSHIFCDQHGSGEFSRSPAICPACNSTLSGKLDIVRTELSPSEEYKAMVLAGLRPEIVLDISSRALAFWTYQVHQERLYQEYNFSKAEGHLKQLEKIYTQQIQSKDLELTSMKGEVTSMKKVLEEYKKKFSDISEKLMERNRQYQKLQGLYDSLRLRNITIANQDGTLEPSMIAQSGVFGFPLGNNSKFPLDSTPVRNRGGGDGDFQFRPFFVGSPTAPEPTNSFFSFASPSNELEQQQVSSRAFKVKRI; translated from the exons ATGTCTTTGTGTGAAGACATGCTGCTTTGTAACTATCGCAAGTGTCGCATCAAACTCTCTGGTTATGCATGGGTCACTGCCTGCTCTCATATATTCTGTGATCAGCATGGCAGTGGTGAGTTTAGTCGTTCACCAGCTATCTGCCCTGCCTGCAACAGTACTCTTTCTGGAAAGCTAGATATTGTCCGCACAGAACTCAGTCCATCAGAGGAATATAAAGCCATGGTATTGGCGGGACTTCGACCAGAGATTGTGTTGGACATTAGCTCCCGAGCGCTGGCCTTCTGGACGTATCAG GTACACCAGGAGCGTCTCTATCAAGAATACAATTTCAGCAAGGCTGAGGGCCATCTGAAACAGTTGGAGAAGATATATACTCAGCAAATACAGAGCAAGGATTTAGAATTGACCTCTATGAAAGGGGAGGTCACCTCCATGAAGAAAGTGCTAGAAGAATACAAGAAAAAGTTCAGTGACATCTCTGAGAAACTTATGGAGAGAAATCGCCAGTATCAAAAGCTCCAAGGCCTCTATGATAGCCTTAGGCTACGAAATATCACTATTGCTAACCAAGATGGTACCCTTGAACCATCTATGATTGCACAGTCTGGTGTTTTTGGCTTCCCATTAG GGAACAACTCCAAGTTTCCTTTGGACAGTACACCAGTTCGAAATCGGGGTGGTGGAGATGGAGATTTTCAGTTCAGACCATTTTTTGTGGGTTCTCCCACAGCACCTGAACCCACCAACAGCTTTTTTAGTTTTGCCTCCCCAAGTAATGAATTAGAGCAGCAGCAAGTCTCTAGCAGGGcctttaaagtaaaaagaatttaG
- the TTC5 gene encoding tetratricopeptide repeat protein 5: protein MMAEEEEAVKEILPKLQELVDRLYSFRECYFETHSVEDAGRKQQDVREEMEKTLQQMEEVVGSVQGKAQVLMLTGKALNVTPNYSPKAEELLSKAVKLEPKLVEAWNQLGEVYWKKGDVAAAHTCFSGALTHCKNKVSLQNLSMVLRQLRTDSGDEHSRHVMDSVRQAKLAVQMDILDGRSWYILGNAYLSLYFNTGQNPKISQQALSAYAQAEKVDRTASSNPDLHLNRATLHKYEENYGEALEGFSRAAALDPAWPEPQQREQQLLDFLNRLTSLLESKGKVKTRKLQSMLGSLRPAHLGPCGDGRYQSASGQKVTLERKPLSALQPGVNSGAVVLGKVVFSLTTEEKVPFTFGLVDSDGPCCAVMVYNMVQSWGVLIGDSVAIPEPNLRLHRIQHKGKDYSFSSVRVETPLLLVVNGKPQGSSSQAAATVASRPQCE from the exons ATGATggctgaggaagaggaagcagtCAAGGAGATTTTGCCGAAATTGCAG GAACTGGTGGATCGGCTCTATTCATTTCGAGAGTGCTATTTCGAGACGCACAGTGTTGAGGATGCTGGGAGGAAGCAACAGGATGTGcgggaggagatggagaagacCCTGCAGCAGATGGAGGAAGTAGTGG GTTCTGTCCAGGGCAAGGCACAGGTTCTGATGCTAACTGGGAAGGCACTGAATGTGACTCCTAACTATAGCCCTAAGGCTGAGGAGCTTCTGTCAAAGGCTGTGAAGCTGGAGCCCAAGCTGGTGGAAGCCTGGAACCAGCTGGGTGAGGTGTACTGGAAAAAAGGGGATGTTGCAGCTGCCCACACCTGCTTCTCAGGAGCTCTCACCCAT TGCAAGAACAAAGTCTCCCTTCAAAACCTGTCAATGGTGCTTCGCCAACTGCGGACTGACTCTGGAGATGAACATTCTCGCCATGTCATGGACAGTGTCCGACAGGCTAAGTTGGCTGTGCAGATGGACATCCTTGATGGCCGCTCTTGGT atattctGGGGAATGCGTACCTTTCTCTTTACTTTAATACTGGCCAGAACCCTAAGATCTCCCAGCAAGCCCTCAGTGCCTATGCCCAAGCA GAGAAGGTTGACAGGACAGCTTCCAGCAATCCTGATCTTCATTTGAACAGGGcaacg TTACATAAATATGAAGAGAATTATGGGGAGGCCCTGGAAGGCTTTTCTCGGGCTGCAGCACTGGACCCTGCCTGGCCAGAGCCCCAGCAGCGAGAGCAGCAACTCCTGGATTTCCTGAATAGATTAACCAGCCTCCTTGAGAGCAAG GGAAAGGTGAAGACCAGAAAGTTACAGAGCATGCTTGGTAGCTTGCGCCCAGCCCATCTAGGCCCTTGTGGAGATGGGCGCTATCAGTCAGCCTCTGGGCAGAAGGTGACCCTGGAGCGCAAGCCCCTGAGTGCTCTGCAGCCTGGTGTAAATAGTGGAGCTGTGGTCCTGGGAAAGGTGGTGTTCAGCCTTACTACGGAGGAGAAAGTCCCCTT TACATTTGGCCTGGTAGATTCAGATGGACCTTGCTGTGCAGTGATGGTATATAATATGGTGCAGAGCTGGGGAGTGCTCATTGGGGACTCTGTAGCCATCCCTGAGCCTAACCTTCGGCTTCACCGAATTCAGCACAAGGGAAAG GACTATTCCTTTTCCAGTGTTCGTGTGGAGACGCCCCTCCTGCTGGTGGTGAATGGGAAGCCTCAGGGCTCCAGCAGCCAGGCCGCTGCCACAGTGGCATCGAGGCCACAGTGTGAATGA